From Alteromonas sp. BL110:
ACAGAAAATATAAACGCCCAGTAGCGAATAAAGAAAGTATTCATAGTAGTTTGAAGTCATCAGCGCCCTCCTTCCCTGAGATAAAATCGGCTAACGCAATACGGGTCCAGCGACATGGGTTACCAGTAGATTTCACGTTGCATAGCCACAGTGCGCGTTCGCTCCATAATTCGAATTAACGTACTGAGTTTCTCTGCTGTCCATTTGCGTACCTCATCGTGAGAGTCCACTTCCGCATCGTCTATTGATTGCTTCAGCATGAGCAGTGCGTTCAGCTCATCAATACCGGTAAGCAAGTCTAACCAGGGCGCACGAAAGTTACCCCGCTCTTCAACAAACAGATCGCCAAGCAAAAAGCCACTCCATAGGGTTTGCCTTAGCATTATTTCCACTGCACTGTAATTAGCTGGCCCCATGGTTTTACTCAGGGGCATGCTTTGTTGCACGGTTTGCCACCCTTGCGACAACCATCCTTTTGCATGATCAAGTACAGGGTGGTCAAATCCCGTTGCTACCTTTTGCCAAGGCTTATTTTGTATAAGACTTATAGCGTGAAGTTTAATATCTGTAGCGTCATTGTCGAAAAATAACTTTTCAGGCTCGTGGGCCTGCATTAAACCGGTTTGTCGCCCTTGCAGGTAGCTTACTACCGCTGGGTGTTTGCTTAAGGTTTTGTTAAACATGCTCTTTTTAGACAGTAAGTAACGCAAGCTCTGTAAATCGTCTTGCCAGCCCCACTTTTGCGCATGGGTTACCAGTTTTTTATGCAGGGCTAATAGCTCTGGGCACTGCAAAACAGGTAGATAAAGCGACACACTCTGCAGCAGCAACCTAACGCTTTTAGCAACCTCAGCCAGCATTTTTATCGAGCCGCTCTCGCAGAATACATGCTCGTGATGCTGCCAATGTGCCAGAGCCGTCTGCACGGCTTGGCCAAATGCCTCTTCAGTAGTGGTGGTTTCCTCAAGGGCTAAAAAGTCTGGTAGGTGACGCACCTTAGCGTTAAAGCCGTGGAGTAATTGATAGCCTTGAGCGGCTTTTGACACATCGCTTAGACGCACTGGCATATTGTCGTTTATTAGCACAGCGAGAGAAAACAGACTGTTGAGATCCCCTGACATCAACTCAAGCTCAATCTCATTGATGGGAGAGCTGGCTTTATCCGTACTCGCCTCACCGCAGTCTAAGACAATTTCAACCAGGCTATCGCCTAAAGCAACCACATAAGCATTGCGC
This genomic window contains:
- a CDS encoding CYTH domain-containing protein, producing MSEIELKFVTGDNAHQAFTQRVLPLFEKHNIQVNSHREMRLENDYYDTDKLDFQNNKMGFRVRGNNGEYEQTLKTNGVVSGGLHKRMEYNVSLDNARPDLTLFESNVWPEGWDITTKNASLSKQFSTHFTRNAYVVALGDSLVEIVLDCGEASTDKASSPINEIELELMSGDLNSLFSLAVLINDNMPVRLSDVSKAAQGYQLLHGFNAKVRHLPDFLALEETTTTEEAFGQAVQTALAHWQHHEHVFCESGSIKMLAEVAKSVRLLLQSVSLYLPVLQCPELLALHKKLVTHAQKWGWQDDLQSLRYLLSKKSMFNKTLSKHPAVVSYLQGRQTGLMQAHEPEKLFFDNDATDIKLHAISLIQNKPWQKVATGFDHPVLDHAKGWLSQGWQTVQQSMPLSKTMGPANYSAVEIMLRQTLWSGFLLGDLFVEERGNFRAPWLDLLTGIDELNALLMLKQSIDDAEVDSHDEVRKWTAEKLSTLIRIMERTRTVAMQREIYW